Genomic segment of Candidatus Thermoplasmatota archaeon:
CATAAAGCTGTTTTGTAATATCAGTCATGCCTTTCACCAAGTCTTCAGGAGAATCATAGCCATAAATGCGGGCTAATGCCGGGTTAACCAATACGTGGTGTCCTTCGGGCGTACTTTTATATATGCCCATTACTGCATTCTCAAAAATACCTCTGTAATTTTCTTCTGCCATGTGTAATTTTTTCTCTATCTCTTTCTGCTCGCTTATGTCCCTTACAATTGCCTGTACAAAAGATGTGCCGTTAACATCTACCTTATTAAGAGAAACTTCTGCATCAAATGGAGTTCCGTCCATACGGATATGCTTCCAATAAAAGCGTTGTGGCTTTCCTTCTAGCGCAGCATCGATCTTCCTTAATACCTCTTCCTTTGAATCTTTTCCATCCGGCTGTTTTTTTGGGGAAAATTCGTAAGGAACATGACCAACAATGTTTTCCTTTCTGCATGCAAAAATTTCCAATGTTTTACGGTTGCAGTCTATAAATACATCTCTTGACATCAAAAAAATCGCATCGTTTGCAGAATCAAAGATATTGCGATATTTTCTCTCACTGTTCATCAGTTTTTTAACCACCTCTCTTCTTTCTGTCACATCCCTCATTATGCCGAGAACTCTTGCTTTCTTTTCTGAAAGAGGAACGGTATTCACTTCAACATATTTTGTTTTTCCATCTTTGGTTATAATTCTAAATTGGTATAATGGCGGTATTTCCTTTCCTTCTTTCCTCGCTTTCTCCCTCCCCTCTATCAGTTTTATATCGTCCGGATGAATAATATTCCAGAAGCTGAAATCCTTACTGCAAACCTCCTCTGCCCTGTAACCCGATATTTTCTCAAAGGCGGAATTGACATATTCAAAACCTTCCGAGCTTATAATATAAATGCCGTCCGTGGATAATTCGGCGATAATACGGTATTTTTCCTCACTTTCCTTCTTTTTTAATGGAGTCATATTCCCCCTCTCATTGGAATATACCAACTATGGAGCATGCACAGACAGCAATTCCCTTCCTTACTATAAACATTTCGAAAAAATTTATTTTGTTCACAATTCAAATACTTTTCCCGCCCCGCAATCCACGCATTTCTCCGGATGCATTTCTTTTATTTCTTTTTTATATTGGGTGCAGTGGCACGGCATTACAACATCAAGTCCTTCAAGGCATTCAAATTTATTGAAACCATGGAAACCACCCATGATGCCATATACCCTGCCAAATTCTCCTGCTGTTTTTATGATATTCTCCACGCCAGGATGCGAGCAGCCTGCAATAATAAAAATTCCTTTTTCTGTCTTTATGGCCATTGACTGCTCTTTTATTTCCCTGCCCATCTCGCCGGTTGTGAAAATGCCCGGCAATAACTCTTCTGCATCTCTTACTTCACGAATATCGGCACCAGATTTTTTTATGCTATCGGAAAATGAAGATAATGCATAAATCTCTGCATGCGGAACATATTTCAAGATTTCTGGAAGTCCGCCTATATGATCCCAGTGGTTATGAGTTAAAAAGATTCTATCAATGTTTCTTGGATTGATTCTCGCCCGTTCCATATTTGCCAATAGAATATTCCCGTGAGCGCCTGTATCAAACAGCACCGTATCGCCTCCGCCCCCTTCAAGCAAGCATGAAAAGCCCCAGTCGCTTTTGTACCCCTCCACTGCCTCGTTATCATACACTACTTTTACCCTCATATTTCACCATCCCTATGCCTTTAATTACATCCACCATTCTTTTTAAATTTTTTGAATGAAAAAGATGGGTGCCACAGCTGCAATCACTCGAACCAAAATTTTTAACTCCACCAAATTTTTTTTCCATGACCGATGCAATCTCGCACTCATTTTTCCCCCCTTCCATGCACCATATTTGCCTTATAACGCCTTCCTCAAGCAAGTAATCGATATGCCAGTGCTTTTTTTTATTTTGTCTGATATGCCTACCGATGCGGGCATCCAGTCCATTCATCGCGGAGCCAACATAAGCATAATATCCTTCCTTAAATGGTAAGACACCCAACTTGCCTATCTCAATTTCTTTATCCTTTTTCACCCCGACAGTAAGAATGTAACTTCCTTTTCTCCTGGCATTGTCATTCATTTTCTTCCGCTATTGCTCAACGATTTGTTCTATCTTTGCAATGATATCATTGAATGCGCGGACAGTCTATAAGTTTTCGTAGTGCAATACAAACGGATTGCCCGAATCACCCGATTCAACAATTTTTTCATCAATGGGCAGGGCAACATCCTGAGGGGTTGTTACTATAACAGCCATCCCGCCGGGTATCAGTTGGGCTATACTCAAAGGCTCATCTCCCGTGCCCGGAGGCATATCCACGATAAGATAATCGAGATTCCCCAATAAACTGCTTTATCACCTTCATCTTTAATGGGCCCTGCCATATGCAACATTTTAGGTATATTGGGCCCATGAATATCAACATCAAGCAGTCCCACTTCTTTTCCTTCCATCGATAAGGCGACGGCGAGATTCGCGGCAACCGTGCTTTTGTCGCTTCAGCGATTCTGCCTGCTTGGGGAATATGAATAATTCCTTTCTGGCAAAAACATCGTATTCCACCGGCCCGAATTCATCCGAAATTATTATAGAGATGTAGCATATATCCTATTGTAAAAAGTGATGAAAATGGATAAAAAAGAAACGAAAATATTGGTTTTATTTGCCATCGCAGTTTTAATTGGGGCAGCTTTCAGCGGCTGCATCGGAGGGCCGAAATTTGAAGAGGTTAAAGGTTTCAGTATGGATGATATTGGCAAAATTTCTGCTGAGAGAAACATGGATGCCACACCAGTTATTGCATCAGAGGAAAATGCTTTTTACGCCCTTATAGGTACCCCTGTTGCAGAATATTACTATAGCAACGATATCCACGTGGCACCACTGCTCGTTGAAAATTTCAGCAATCCCTCCCGTCCGGTTGTCAGATTTGGGAAACAATATCCATTTTCAAGTGATATAAAGATAGCGGGAGGTTCTCCAGAAGATGTCTCAACAGATATAGCCCAGAGCGTGTGGAAAAAGAGCGATGCAGTCGTGCTGATAGAAGATAGTAAAGACGGTTACAATCTCGGCGTTGCCGCAACCCCAATTGCTTCCTACCTCGATATTCCAGTAATGGTCACGAATGATACAAATAACGTGCGCAACGTGCTCAACAAACTCGGAGTGAAATATACATTTTTATGCGGCAATATTGAAGGACATGAAAGGACATGGAGATTTACTGATGAACAACAGATAACAAATTTTCTTATCGACCTGGTTAAAGAAAAATTTGGAGAAGTGAAATACATAACCATAACAAATCCCATGGATGCAACCATGCCAAAGGTGCTGAACAGAACCACTTACCATTTCAGCGGTACATTAGGCTCGGTTGCGATTCTGCCTTCAACTCTCATTTCAACAGCAAAAGGTTTCCTGCAGCCGGGCTATCACAATTTTACGATTCCAGATGGCTATAAGTATGCCCATGTAAAGATAGACCTGGTAAATCTTAACTCACAGGATGTAGAGGATCTCGGGGATTACCTGACCCTTTCAGGGGGACCATGCATCGACGATCTGCCAGTTGAACAGCAGTTATATGAGCTTGTATATATCACGACGATGTCAGGCGTGCCTGAAAGGGACAAGAGCGGGCATATAATCAAGGACAAAGTGCATTATGAAACTGTACTTTATGATAGGGATGGAGTTACTTTCGATTTGTCCGTAATGGGGACATGGCTCGCCCAGAAGGAAGGTAGCTATGAATTGGATGTCACAGTAGAAAGCCTGGATAATCCATTTGTACCGACCATGAAAAAACTTTCATCTGTGGCACCCTATCTAACTGCATACAGGAAGGGCATAATTCTCGCAAAGCCTGAATTTGCGTTTGCAGCAAATGATAATGTTACTGTCAATGGAAAAACGTGTCCGGGCTTTTATGTACCGCGCAAAAATCCAATGCTTGCCAAAGCATCAAATGATCATCTCTGGGAGATGCATGAAATGATAAACGAGCTGCTCGGGAATCTGTCTGACATACCCCCGGATAACGTAAAGGAACTGAAAGAATACTACGAGGAAAACCCGGTTTATATTGCCCTTGTCGGCGGTGCGACAATGATCCCGCAATACATGTATGAAAATCCGGATACGCCTCTTGATGACCCGATGGTTATTTACTACTTCGGATATGGAACACCGAGCGATTTCATTTACGGCGATATTGACCCGAATCCAAATGACATAAAAAATGATAGCTACAGCTACTGGCCCTACCAGGAAAATATTGTGGGCAGGATAACTGGATGGGATATACAGGATGCATCTGCCCTAATAGCAAGGACGATATTTTACGAGGAGATTATAAAAGGGCTCGGCGATTGGAAAAACAAAGCCACCGTTCAAACAGGATGCGGAACCGACTTCCAGAAGATACCCGTACTGGAACAGATTAAGAATATACTCGGGCCTTTGCTGGGGGGGCATCCAGGCGATCCGATGAAATTCCCGTCAGGGGCAACGCGCTTTTCTGGAGATGCTGTGACGGCAAATATAAAGAAAGGGGAATTCGATGTAACTCGGACATACTTCACCCAATCACAGAGGGTCGGATACAGCGATGAAGCCCTCAATAAGATAAAAAAGGCGGGAGTGCTGAACATGCTTCTCTTCCCAAAGTTTGAGATAAAACTTGTCAGCGGAGAGAATGTAGTAAAAGGCGGTGAATACCAGAAAGAAAGCAATGTAATATATGAGAATGGACATGGAAGCATGCATCTATATGAGTTCGGCGATGTGTTTATGTGGGGTCTCGGGCTGGGCTACTTCTTCGGGCCATTGATAATGGAATATGTCACACGCATTTCTATGTTTGCCAGTCCCCTGGGGGGCCTTGGTACGTATAGTACGAGAGGTGTGGAAAATATGGATCTGGGTCCATCGACAATGATGATTGAAAGCTGTGTCAACGGAAAAATTGACGGGATGTACGTTCAGAATAATGTGGGACAGTCTTATATTCACGCCGGGGTCAATACACTCCTTGCATCTTCAACGTTTACGAATGTGGCAGGATATCTGAATCCGCGTCCATTCCAGAA
This window contains:
- a CDS encoding MBL fold metallo-hydrolase; translation: MRVKVVYDNEAVEGYKSDWGFSCLLEGGGGDTVLFDTGAHGNILLANMERARINPRNIDRIFLTHNHWDHIGGLPEILKYVPHAEIYALSSFSDSIKKSGADIREVRDAEELLPGIFTTGEMGREIKEQSMAIKTEKGIFIIAGCSHPGVENIIKTAGEFGRVYGIMGGFHGFNKFECLEGLDVVMPCHCTQYKKEIKEMHPEKCVDCGAGKVFEL
- a CDS encoding GIY-YIG nuclease family protein is translated as MNDNARRKGSYILTVGVKKDKEIEIGKLGVLPFKEGYYAYVGSAMNGLDARIGRHIRQNKKKHWHIDYLLEEGVIRQIWCMEGGKNECEIASVMEKKFGGVKNFGSSDCSCGTHLFHSKNLKRMVDVIKGIGMVKYEGKSSV
- a CDS encoding C25 family cysteine peptidase, whose protein sequence is MDKKETKILVLFAIAVLIGAAFSGCIGGPKFEEVKGFSMDDIGKISAERNMDATPVIASEENAFYALIGTPVAEYYYSNDIHVAPLLVENFSNPSRPVVRFGKQYPFSSDIKIAGGSPEDVSTDIAQSVWKKSDAVVLIEDSKDGYNLGVAATPIASYLDIPVMVTNDTNNVRNVLNKLGVKYTFLCGNIEGHERTWRFTDEQQITNFLIDLVKEKFGEVKYITITNPMDATMPKVLNRTTYHFSGTLGSVAILPSTLISTAKGFLQPGYHNFTIPDGYKYAHVKIDLVNLNSQDVEDLGDYLTLSGGPCIDDLPVEQQLYELVYITTMSGVPERDKSGHIIKDKVHYETVLYDRDGVTFDLSVMGTWLAQKEGSYELDVTVESLDNPFVPTMKKLSSVAPYLTAYRKGIILAKPEFAFAANDNVTVNGKTCPGFYVPRKNPMLAKASNDHLWEMHEMINELLGNLSDIPPDNVKELKEYYEENPVYIALVGGATMIPQYMYENPDTPLDDPMVIYYFGYGTPSDFIYGDIDPNPNDIKNDSYSYWPYQENIVGRITGWDIQDASALIARTIFYEEIIKGLGDWKNKATVQTGCGTDFQKIPVLEQIKNILGPLLGGHPGDPMKFPSGATRFSGDAVTANIKKGEFDVTRTYFTQSQRVGYSDEALNKIKKAGVLNMLLFPKFEIKLVSGENVVKGGEYQKESNVIYENGHGSMHLYEFGDVFMWGLGLGYFFGPLIMEYVTRISMFASPLGGLGTYSTRGVENMDLGPSTMMIESCVNGKIDGMYVQNNVGQSYIHAGVNTLLASSTFTNVAGYLNPRPFQNSFGIIAYVKAWYDLLAKGEYPRDNFGIIIHTDFLNDLIQNNSDVGKAFRDARNTYLPKDANSTFLWVPPLEGSYGGVLKPSSKGTRVLDKKYNTFLEYVLFGDPAFNPYQPVNNG